A window from Streptomyces sp. NBC_00299 encodes these proteins:
- a CDS encoding response regulator transcription factor: protein MSVLLEQPASLVAYRPNKPTAMVVVADPRVRSTVTRHLWALGVRDVIEASSIAEARPRIGNPRDICVADVHLPDGSGLTLLSETRAAGWPNGLALSAADDIGAVRNALAGGVKGYVVTGTRTNVGLPTRPGAAPIGAAAARMHRRHPGAPSHPGGYRELSGREVEVLRLVAEGQSNKAIGVSMGLSALTVKSHLARIARKLGTGDRAGMVAVALRTGIIH, encoded by the coding sequence AGCAGCCCGCAAGCCTGGTCGCCTACCGCCCGAACAAGCCGACCGCCATGGTGGTCGTGGCCGATCCCCGCGTCCGCTCCACCGTCACCCGTCATCTCTGGGCACTCGGCGTACGCGACGTCATCGAGGCCTCGTCCATCGCGGAGGCTCGTCCCCGCATCGGCAACCCCCGCGACATCTGCGTCGCCGACGTCCACCTGCCCGACGGATCCGGCCTCACCCTCCTGTCCGAGACCCGTGCCGCGGGTTGGCCCAACGGCCTCGCCCTCTCCGCCGCCGACGACATCGGCGCCGTTCGCAACGCCCTCGCCGGCGGCGTGAAGGGTTACGTCGTCACCGGCACCCGCACCAACGTCGGGCTCCCCACCCGGCCCGGTGCCGCCCCCATCGGCGCCGCCGCCGCCCGTATGCACCGTCGCCACCCGGGCGCCCCGAGCCACCCGGGCGGCTACCGCGAGCTGTCCGGTCGCGAGGTCGAGGTGCTGCGGCTGGTGGCGGAGGGCCAGTCGAACAAGGCAATCGGCGTCTCGATGGGCCTGTCCGCCCTGACCGTCAAGAGCCACCTCGCCCGCATCGCCCGCAAGCTCGGCACCGGTGACCGCGCCGGAATGGTCGCCGTGGCCCTGCGGACGGGCATCATCCACTGA
- a CDS encoding thiolase family protein, with product MPRTVRDVVFVDGVRTPFGKAGPKGIYHETRADDLVVKAIRELLRRNPGLDPKEIDEVAIAATTQIGDQGLTLGRTAGILAGLPQSVPGYSIDRMCAGALTAVTSVAGSIAFGAYDAVIAGGVEHMGRHPMGEGVDPNPRFVSEKLVDESALFMGMTAENLHDRYPTITKQRADEYAVRSQEKAAKAYANGKIQQDLVPVSVRRTNAEAGETGWGLVTADEPMRPGTTLESLSGLKTPFRVHGRVTAGNAAGLNDGATASIIASEDFARENNLPVKMRLVSYAFAGVEPEVMGYGPIPATEKALAKAGLSIDDINLFEINEAFAVQVLAFLEHYGIADDDARVNQYGGAIAYGHPLASSGVRLMTQLARQFEEQPEVRYGLTTMCVGFGMGATVIWENPHHKDAGGDK from the coding sequence GTGCCTCGTACCGTCAGGGACGTCGTCTTCGTCGACGGCGTCCGCACCCCGTTCGGCAAGGCGGGCCCGAAGGGCATCTACCACGAGACCCGCGCCGACGACCTCGTCGTGAAGGCGATCCGGGAGCTGCTGCGCCGCAACCCCGGTCTCGACCCGAAGGAGATCGACGAGGTCGCCATCGCCGCGACCACGCAGATCGGTGACCAGGGCCTCACCCTCGGCCGCACGGCCGGCATCCTCGCGGGCCTCCCGCAGTCGGTGCCCGGCTACTCCATCGACCGCATGTGCGCCGGCGCCCTGACCGCCGTGACGTCCGTCGCCGGTTCGATCGCCTTCGGTGCCTACGACGCCGTCATCGCCGGTGGTGTCGAGCACATGGGCCGCCACCCGATGGGCGAGGGCGTGGACCCCAACCCGCGCTTCGTCAGCGAGAAGCTGGTCGACGAGTCGGCGCTGTTCATGGGCATGACCGCCGAGAACCTGCACGACCGCTACCCGACGATCACCAAGCAGCGCGCCGACGAGTACGCGGTGCGTTCGCAGGAGAAGGCCGCCAAGGCGTACGCCAACGGCAAGATCCAGCAGGACCTGGTGCCGGTCTCCGTGCGCCGGACCAACGCCGAGGCCGGTGAGACGGGCTGGGGCCTGGTCACCGCCGACGAGCCGATGCGTCCGGGTACGACCCTGGAGAGCCTGTCCGGCCTCAAGACGCCGTTCCGCGTCCACGGCCGGGTCACCGCCGGTAACGCGGCCGGTCTGAACGACGGCGCCACCGCCTCGATCATCGCGAGCGAGGACTTCGCCCGCGAGAACAACCTGCCGGTGAAGATGCGCCTGGTCTCGTACGCCTTCGCGGGCGTCGAGCCCGAGGTCATGGGCTACGGCCCGATCCCGGCGACCGAGAAGGCCCTCGCCAAGGCCGGCCTGTCGATCGATGACATCAACCTCTTCGAGATCAACGAGGCCTTCGCCGTCCAGGTGCTCGCCTTCCTGGAGCACTACGGCATCGCCGACGACGACGCGCGCGTCAACCAGTACGGCGGCGCCATCGCCTACGGCCACCCGCTCGCCTCCTCCGGCGTCCGTCTGATGACGCAGCTGGCCCGCCAGTTCGAGGAGCAGCCGGAGGTCCGCTACGGCCTCACCACCATGTGCGTCGGCTTCGGCATGGGCGCCACGGTGATCTGGGAGAACCCGCACCACAAGGACGCCGGAGGCGACAAGTGA
- a CDS encoding ribonuclease D — protein MTDAQETAADSSLRTTGGAPPEDNGSSVTEAPIPLLEPREGIPPVIADEAALAEVIAAFGAGSGPVAVDAERASGYRYGQRAYLVQLRRAGAGSALIDPVACPDLSGLGEALSGVEWVLHAATQDLPCLREIGMVPTLLFDTELAGRLAGFPRVGLGAMVEGVLGFVLEKGHSAVDWSTRPLPEPWLRYAALDVELLVDLRDALEKELDRQGKLEWARQEFEAIATAPPAEPRKDPWRRTSGMHKVRRRRQLGVVRELWETRDRIAQKRDVSPGKVLSDAAIVEAALSPPANVHALTALNGFGHRMGRRQLEQWQAAVDRAKALTESQLPVPGQPVTGPPPPRAWADKDPAAAARLSAARAAVSALAEQLSMPQENLITPDTVRRVCWEPPKVVDAESVAEALAGYGARAWQVEQVTPVLVAALSA, from the coding sequence GTGACCGACGCCCAAGAGACCGCAGCAGACAGTTCACTGCGAACCACCGGAGGCGCCCCTCCGGAAGACAACGGGTCTTCTGTTACGGAGGCGCCGATCCCTTTGCTGGAGCCCCGCGAGGGCATTCCGCCCGTGATCGCCGACGAGGCCGCGCTCGCTGAAGTGATCGCCGCCTTCGGCGCCGGCTCGGGCCCCGTGGCCGTCGACGCCGAACGCGCGTCCGGATACCGGTACGGCCAGCGCGCCTATCTCGTGCAGCTGCGCCGCGCGGGCGCGGGGTCGGCGCTGATCGACCCCGTGGCCTGTCCCGATCTGTCGGGACTCGGCGAGGCGCTGTCCGGCGTCGAGTGGGTGCTGCACGCGGCCACCCAGGATCTGCCCTGTCTGCGCGAGATAGGCATGGTGCCGACCCTGCTCTTCGACACCGAGCTGGCCGGGCGGCTGGCCGGTTTCCCGAGAGTCGGCCTCGGTGCGATGGTCGAGGGCGTGCTCGGGTTCGTCCTGGAGAAGGGTCACTCGGCCGTCGACTGGTCGACGCGGCCGCTGCCCGAGCCGTGGCTGCGCTATGCGGCGCTGGATGTCGAGCTCCTCGTGGATCTGCGCGACGCGCTGGAGAAGGAGCTGGACCGGCAGGGGAAGCTGGAGTGGGCGCGGCAGGAGTTCGAGGCGATCGCGACAGCGCCGCCTGCGGAGCCGCGCAAGGATCCGTGGCGGCGGACGTCCGGGATGCACAAGGTGCGGCGGCGTCGGCAGCTGGGCGTCGTGCGGGAGCTGTGGGAGACGCGTGACCGTATCGCCCAGAAGCGGGACGTGTCGCCGGGCAAGGTGCTGTCGGACGCGGCCATCGTGGAGGCCGCGCTTTCCCCGCCGGCCAATGTGCACGCCCTCACCGCGCTGAACGGGTTCGGGCATCGCATGGGGCGGCGGCAGCTGGAGCAGTGGCAGGCCGCCGTCGATCGTGCGAAGGCTTTGACCGAGTCGCAGTTGCCGGTGCCGGGGCAGCCCGTCACGGGGCCGCCGCCGCCCCGTGCCTGGGCCGACAAGGACCCTGCTGCCGCGGCTCGGCTCTCCGCGGCTCGGGCCGCCGTGTCCGCGCTGGCCGAGCAGCTCAGCATGCCGCAGGAGAACCTGATCACTCCGGACACCGTGCGGCGGGTCTGCTGGGAGCCGCCGAAGGTCGTCGACGCCGAGTCGGTCGCGGAGGCGCTGGCCGGTTACGGGGCTCGGGCCTGGCAGGTCGAGCAGGTCACGCCGGTGTTGGTTGCCGCCTTGTCCGCCTAG
- a CDS encoding NAD(P)-dependent oxidoreductase: MTDKLTVSVLGTGIMGAAMARNLVKAGHTVRAWNRTRPKAEPLAADGVLVTDTPAEAVRDADVVLTMLYDGPATLDVMRDAAPALRSGAVWVQSTTAGIEGIADLAAFAREHDLVFYDAPVLGTRQPAEAGQLTVLAAGPVKGRETVTPVFDAVGARTVWTGEDGAAGTATRLKLVANSWVLAVTNAASEVLALSKALDVDPQRFFEVIDGGPLDMGYLRAKTGLVLNGGLTPAQFAVSTAAKDARLIVAAGERHGVRLDVAAASAERFERAAAQGHGDEDMAAAYFASFAEDFEADKTSE, translated from the coding sequence ATGACCGACAAGCTCACCGTGAGCGTCCTGGGCACCGGAATCATGGGCGCCGCGATGGCCCGCAACCTGGTCAAGGCGGGGCACACCGTCCGCGCCTGGAACCGCACCCGCCCCAAGGCCGAGCCCCTGGCCGCCGACGGCGTCCTCGTCACCGACACCCCCGCCGAGGCGGTCCGGGACGCCGACGTCGTCCTGACCATGCTGTACGACGGTCCCGCGACGCTGGACGTCATGCGGGACGCGGCGCCCGCACTGCGCTCAGGTGCCGTCTGGGTGCAGTCGACGACCGCCGGCATCGAGGGGATCGCCGACCTGGCCGCCTTCGCCCGCGAGCACGACCTGGTCTTCTACGACGCCCCGGTGCTCGGCACCCGCCAGCCGGCCGAGGCCGGTCAGCTCACCGTGCTGGCGGCCGGGCCCGTCAAGGGGCGCGAGACGGTGACGCCGGTGTTCGACGCCGTCGGCGCCCGTACGGTATGGACCGGCGAGGACGGCGCGGCCGGTACTGCGACACGGCTGAAGCTGGTCGCCAACAGCTGGGTGCTCGCGGTGACGAACGCGGCCAGTGAGGTGCTGGCGCTGTCCAAGGCGCTCGATGTGGATCCGCAGCGGTTCTTCGAGGTGATCGACGGGGGTCCGCTCGACATGGGGTATCTGCGGGCCAAGACGGGCCTGGTGCTGAACGGCGGGCTGACCCCGGCCCAGTTCGCGGTGTCCACGGCGGCGAAGGACGCGCGGCTCATCGTGGCGGCGGGCGAGCGGCACGGCGTACGCCTGGATGTGGCCGCGGCGAGCGCGGAGCGGTTCGAGCGGGCCGCTGCAC
- a CDS encoding 3-hydroxyacyl-CoA dehydrogenase NAD-binding domain-containing protein codes for MSTAELLKGAAELFPDEVVTSAHVRHLDLPFGAGRFALITLDNGFDHTKPTTFGPQSLANLDIAIDQVEAEAAAGDIVGVGITGKPFIFAVGADLKGVELLKEHKDALAIGKGGHEVFKRLAGIAVPTFAYYNGAAMGGGVEVGLHCKYRTVSKALPAFSLPEVFLGLVPGWGGCTILPNLIGAEKAVSVIIENSLNQNKQLKGQQVFDLGIADAIFEGADFLEQSLIWTAQVVKGDVEVERPVIDRGEAWDQAVAKGRFIADSKVHGAAPAAYRALDIIAAAKNGDLQQGYDAEDKALADLIMGGELRSGIYAFNLVQKRGKRPAGAPDKNLARPVTKVGVVGAGLMASQLALLFLRRLEVPVVLTDIDQERVDKGVGYVHAEIEKLLGKGRINQDKANRLKALVSGVLDKAEGFADADFIIEAVFEEIGVKQQVFAEVEAVAPAHAIFATNTSSLSVSEMASKLKNPERVVGFHFFNPVAVLPLLEIVRGEKTDDASLATAFAVAKKLKKTAVLTKDAPAFVVNRILTRFMGEIQNVIDEGTPVEVAEKAIEPLGLPMSPLVLLELVGPAIGLHVSETLNRSFPDRFTVSPNLAAVVKAGKRGFYVYDSGKPELDPEVAALLKQGDTVLTEEQVRERVLDAVAQEIGLMLDEGVVAEAQDIDLCLITGAGWPFHLGGITPYLDREGVSERVNGKKFLAPGVASVPA; via the coding sequence GTGAGCACCGCTGAGCTTCTCAAGGGAGCGGCCGAGCTGTTCCCCGACGAGGTCGTGACGTCCGCGCACGTACGCCACCTCGACCTGCCGTTCGGCGCCGGGCGCTTCGCGCTCATCACGCTGGACAACGGCTTCGACCACACCAAGCCGACCACCTTCGGCCCGCAGTCGCTGGCCAACCTGGACATCGCCATCGACCAGGTCGAGGCGGAGGCCGCGGCCGGCGACATCGTCGGCGTCGGCATCACCGGCAAGCCGTTCATCTTCGCCGTCGGCGCCGACCTCAAGGGCGTCGAGCTCCTCAAGGAGCACAAGGACGCGCTCGCCATCGGCAAGGGCGGCCACGAGGTCTTCAAGCGCCTCGCCGGTATCGCCGTCCCGACCTTCGCGTACTACAACGGCGCCGCGATGGGCGGTGGCGTCGAGGTCGGTCTGCACTGCAAGTACCGGACCGTCTCCAAGGCGCTCCCGGCCTTCTCGCTCCCCGAGGTCTTCCTCGGCCTGGTTCCCGGCTGGGGCGGCTGCACGATCCTGCCGAACCTGATCGGCGCCGAGAAGGCCGTCTCGGTGATCATCGAGAACAGCCTCAACCAGAACAAGCAGCTCAAGGGCCAGCAGGTCTTCGACCTGGGCATCGCCGACGCCATCTTCGAGGGCGCCGACTTCCTGGAGCAGTCGCTGATCTGGACCGCCCAGGTGGTGAAGGGCGACGTCGAGGTCGAGCGTCCGGTGATCGACCGCGGTGAGGCCTGGGACCAGGCCGTCGCCAAGGGCCGTTTCATCGCGGACTCCAAGGTGCACGGGGCCGCTCCGGCCGCCTACCGCGCCCTCGACATCATCGCCGCCGCCAAGAACGGCGACCTCCAGCAGGGCTACGACGCCGAGGACAAGGCGCTCGCCGACCTGATCATGGGTGGCGAACTGCGCTCCGGCATCTACGCCTTCAACCTGGTGCAGAAGCGCGGCAAGCGCCCGGCCGGCGCCCCGGACAAGAACCTGGCGCGCCCGGTCACCAAGGTCGGTGTGGTCGGCGCGGGCCTGATGGCCTCGCAGCTGGCGCTGCTCTTCCTGCGCCGCCTGGAGGTCCCGGTCGTCCTCACGGACATCGACCAGGAGCGCGTCGACAAGGGTGTGGGCTACGTCCACGCCGAGATCGAGAAGCTGCTCGGCAAGGGCCGTATCAACCAGGACAAGGCCAACCGCCTCAAGGCCCTGGTCAGCGGTGTGCTGGACAAGGCCGAGGGCTTCGCGGACGCGGACTTCATCATCGAGGCCGTGTTCGAGGAGATCGGCGTCAAGCAGCAGGTGTTCGCGGAGGTCGAGGCGGTCGCCCCGGCGCACGCGATCTTCGCCACCAACACCTCGTCGCTCTCGGTCTCCGAGATGGCGTCGAAGCTGAAGAACCCCGAGCGGGTCGTCGGCTTCCACTTCTTCAACCCGGTCGCGGTCCTGCCTCTGCTCGAGATCGTCCGCGGCGAGAAGACGGACGACGCCTCCCTGGCCACGGCCTTCGCCGTCGCCAAGAAGCTGAAGAAGACCGCGGTCCTGACGAAGGACGCCCCGGCGTTCGTCGTGAACCGCATCCTCACCCGCTTCATGGGCGAGATCCAGAACGTCATCGACGAGGGCACCCCGGTCGAGGTCGCCGAGAAGGCCATCGAGCCGCTCGGCCTGCCGATGTCCCCGCTGGTGCTGCTGGAGCTGGTCGGTCCCGCGATCGGTCTGCACGTCTCCGAGACCCTCAACCGGTCCTTCCCCGACCGCTTCACGGTCTCCCCGAACCTCGCGGCCGTCGTCAAGGCGGGCAAGCGCGGCTTCTACGTGTACGACAGCGGGAAGCCGGAGCTGGACCCGGAGGTCGCCGCGCTGCTGAAGCAGGGCGACACCGTCCTCACCGAGGAGCAGGTCCGCGAGCGCGTCCTCGACGCCGTCGCCCAGGAGATCGGGCTCATGCTCGACGAGGGCGTCGTCGCCGAGGCCCAGGACATCGACCTGTGCCTGATCACGGGCGCCGGGTGGCCCTTCCACCTGGGCGGCATCACGCCGTACCTGGACCGCGAGGGTGTCTCCGAGCGCGTGAACGGCAAGAAGTTCCTGGCGCCGGGCGTGGCGTCGGTTCCGGCGTAA